Proteins encoded together in one Sulfitobacter pontiacus window:
- a CDS encoding ABC transporter ATP-binding protein, whose protein sequence is MNDPVLRLSGIGKSYNPGQPNEVNVLRGIDLTVAAGEVVALVAPSGAGKSTLLHIAGLLDTPDTGTVEIGGTDMTGQSDRKRTGVRRRDVGFIYQFHHLLPEFSALENIVLPQLANGVSQSEAQTRALSLLDEVGIGHRADHRPAALSGGEQQRVAFCRALANAPRLLLADEPTGNLDPTTSDQVFAALMTLVRGTGLSAVIATHNLELAARMDRQIRLEAGQLVAL, encoded by the coding sequence AACCGAACGAAGTCAACGTGCTGCGCGGCATCGACCTGACCGTCGCCGCCGGAGAGGTCGTCGCACTGGTCGCCCCCTCTGGCGCGGGCAAGTCAACGCTGCTGCATATCGCGGGACTGCTGGACACGCCCGACACCGGCACGGTCGAGATTGGCGGCACCGATATGACAGGGCAGTCCGATCGCAAACGCACCGGCGTGCGGCGGCGCGATGTGGGGTTTATCTATCAGTTCCACCACCTGCTGCCTGAATTTTCCGCGTTGGAAAACATCGTGTTGCCGCAGCTGGCGAACGGTGTCTCGCAGTCCGAGGCGCAAACCCGCGCGCTGTCACTGTTGGACGAGGTCGGTATCGGCCACCGCGCCGACCACCGCCCGGCGGCGCTGTCGGGGGGCGAACAGCAACGGGTCGCTTTCTGCCGTGCGCTGGCCAATGCGCCGCGGCTGCTGCTGGCGGATGAGCCCACAGGCAACCTTGATCCGACCACCTCGGATCAGGTCTTTGCCGCGCTGATGACGCTCGTGCGGGGCACGGGGCTGTCGGCGGTAATCGCGACCCATAACCTTGAGCTTGCCGCGCGAATGGACCGCCAGATCCGGCTTGAAGCAGGGCAGCTCGTCGCGCTTTAA
- a CDS encoding calcium-binding protein — protein sequence MSPLLVMLFAAFGPMLAVFDPFGDDTEDEPEDEEIPIGMPDMGTTTGAGMDDALTPEPADPEAEAPTDVPTAEDPAVETINDTEQPPEDDAQSQTGTAGDDTLQGTDARDILFGGQGNDTLSGGVNAQDGSDDGVADELIGEDGDDSLRLGANDTGIGGTGADSFTAIYGATGGITVTDYDVGTDALIVETDDENASVTDQTVADGELTVTLSTGLTITLPGVENPLAEDEILFVLTNPLQDEA from the coding sequence ATGTCACCTTTGCTCGTCATGCTCTTTGCCGCTTTCGGCCCCATGCTGGCCGTGTTTGACCCGTTTGGTGATGATACGGAGGATGAGCCCGAGGACGAAGAAATCCCCATCGGCATGCCCGATATGGGGACGACCACGGGCGCAGGCATGGATGATGCACTGACCCCCGAGCCGGCAGATCCTGAAGCCGAGGCACCAACAGATGTGCCGACCGCGGAGGATCCAGCGGTCGAGACGATCAACGACACCGAGCAACCCCCCGAGGATGACGCACAGTCGCAAACCGGCACGGCGGGCGATGATACATTACAAGGCACCGACGCGCGCGACATCCTGTTTGGCGGGCAGGGCAATGACACGCTTTCGGGCGGGGTCAACGCCCAGGATGGCAGCGACGACGGGGTCGCGGACGAGTTGATCGGCGAAGATGGCGACGACAGCCTGCGATTGGGGGCGAATGACACTGGCATCGGGGGCACGGGCGCGGACAGTTTCACTGCGATCTACGGCGCCACAGGCGGGATCACGGTCACCGATTATGACGTGGGCACCGATGCCCTGATTGTCGAAACCGACGATGAAAACGCCTCTGTCACCGATCAGACCGTCGCGGATGGAGAGTTGACGGTCACGCTCAGCACAGGGCTCACCATCACCCTGCCGGGGGTCGAAAATCCCTTGGCGGAGGATGAAATCCTTTTTGTGCTGACCAACCCGCTACAAGACGAGGCCTGA
- a CDS encoding DMT family transporter, with product MAHYAVVMLLAGVGIPVLAALNAGLGSRIGSPAAAATVLFVVAFSVSLLVAMLVGRQGFAQIPAAPKHLLLAGFLVAFYILSITFIAPHFGVGNAVFFVLVGQLFSAAAIDHFGLFGAQVAPLGAARAAGIALMCAGVWLTQQA from the coding sequence ATGGCGCATTATGCAGTTGTGATGCTTTTGGCCGGGGTTGGCATTCCCGTTCTGGCCGCGTTGAACGCAGGGCTTGGCAGCCGGATCGGATCTCCTGCGGCAGCGGCTACGGTGCTGTTTGTGGTGGCTTTTTCGGTCAGCTTACTGGTCGCGATGTTGGTGGGGCGGCAAGGGTTTGCGCAGATCCCCGCGGCCCCGAAGCATCTGCTGCTGGCCGGATTTCTGGTGGCCTTCTACATCCTGTCGATCACCTTTATCGCGCCGCATTTTGGCGTCGGCAACGCGGTGTTCTTTGTTCTGGTGGGCCAGCTTTTCAGCGCCGCGGCGATTGACCATTTCGGGCTGTTCGGCGCACAGGTGGCGCCCTTGGGGGCCGCGCGGGCCGCTGGCATCGCCTTGATGTGTGCCGGTGTCTGGTTGACCCAGCAAGCCTGA